The Pseudomonas alkylphenolica genomic sequence ACGCTCGATCTCGGCGCCGTTGCAGTTGTTCATGTCCAGGGTGGACTGGGCGGTTTGCATACATTGGCTGTAGGCGGGCGAATCGTTCCGGGCGACGGCGAAGGGGGCAATGGCGGTCATCAGAGCGATGGTTAAAAGAGGATGCTTCATCAGGAGAACTCCATGTAAGGAGGACTCAGAATGCCGGGCACAAGCCTCCGCAACAATAGGACATCTAACATAGGTCTGTGGGAGCGGGCTTGCCCCGCGATGCGATGTGACTGATTGACCGCAATCGCGGGACAAGTCGGGTCGCCGCACCGCCGCTCCCACAGGTTACCGGCCACACACCTGGGCCACGCGCTCGCGCAACCAGCGATGGCCTGCTTCAACTTCCCGACGCTGATGCCATGCCTGCTGAAAGCCGAATGCCTTGATCGCCAGCGGTGGCTCAAAACGACGCAAACGCGGATCCAGCTTGCCGTTGTCGAGGCTACGCCGGGCAACGGTGAGGATCAGGTCGGTACCGGCAATCACCTCCTGTGCCGCGGCCCAGTGTGGCAATGCCAGGGCGACGCGGCGACGGGCGCCGATGGCGCTGAGGGCCAGGTCGATTTCGTTGTCGATGCCTGCTCGCACCGCCACCAGTACATGTGGGCGCGCCAGCCACTCAGGCAGATCGAGCCCACTACGAGGCGGCAAGCCGCTGCGATCGGCAATACAGGTAAAACGCTCTTCAAACAGCGTTTCAACCCGCAGTTCGGCGGCCAGTTCCGGAAACACCCCAAGCGCCAGATCGGCCTCGCCATCGAACAAATGCCCCAGCATCGCCTCCCGACTGCCCTGGATGACAACCAGATCAATCTCCGGTGCTTCGTCACGCAGCACCCGCATCAGCCCCGGCAATACCACCCGCGCACCGTAATCCGACATGGCCAGGCGAAAACTGCGGCGCGCCTTGCGCGGATCGAAGCCGGGATGGGCAAGCAAACCGTCGAGCTGCTCCAGGGCCTGCTGCAGCGGCTCGAGCAGGGCTTGAGCGCGCGCAGTGGCCTGCAAGCGCCCACCCCGGCGCACCAGCAACGGATCGGCAAACAGCTCACGCAGCTGCGCCAGGGCATGGCTGACCGCCGGCTGGCTGCGATGCAGGCGCATGGCGGCGCGTGATACATGCTGCTCGACCAGCAAGGCATGCAGGGTCAGCAACAGGTTCAGATCAATACGGCGCAGATCATCCATCAGGCGAATAACTCCTGTGCAGCATTCGAATTTCCATTAACACAATGGATAGCCAAGACTTTACCAAGCCATTTTCAAGGAGTCTTGCCATGAGTCTGTCTTTCGCCCCCGCCGCCCTGCTACCGCTGATCATCGCCTTGCTGGCAGGTGCGGCGGTGCCGTTTCAGGCCGGCAGCAATGCCGCTTTGGGGCGTTTGCTTGGCCATCCGTTGTGGGCAACGCTGGTATCGCTGGGGGTGAGCGTACTGATGGTGATTCCGGCCCTGCTGGTGTTGCGCGCGCCGCTGCCGCAGCTCGGCGCCCTGGTCCAGGCGCCCTGGTGGGCCTGGCTCGGCGGCGTGGCCGGCGTCGCCTACATCACCGCGGCGCTGATGCTCACCCCGCGCCTGGGCGCCGCCGGCTTCATCGTCTGCGTGATCGCCGGTCAGGTGCTGTCATCCTTGCTGATTGATCAGTGGGGGCTGATGGGGCTGGCGCAGCGGCCGGTGAACGGGCTACGCCTGGCCGGGGTTGGCCTGATTGTGCTCGGCATGTTTGTGGTGCAATGGGGTACTTCGACGACGCGCTAGATGGTGTCCGGATCAATCGGCTGGATACTCGGCTGCGGCTCCAGGGCGCGATTCATTTCAAACCTGAGGCTGGGCGCTTCAAGGGCAAAATGGATCACCAAGCCCAGCACTACAATCAGTGCGCCGTCCAACCAGTGCCAGCCGGGTATCGGCACGCCCTGACGAGCCTGACGACACCACCAGGCTTGCCCCAGGCAAAAGCCGAAGATCGCCAGCAACCAGAGGTAAAACCCTGGCGCAAAGTGGGTAAGGTTGACGAAGTTGTAGCTGCGATTGTCGGGCATCCGGTCGATCCCGAAACTGCTCAATGCCAGACCCAGGGCGGCCAATCCCAGCACCAGCGATACCCAGCGCCAACGACGGTGCAACAGCATCGCCAATCCCAGCAAGGGATTGGCGAACCAGCCATACATACCGAACACCAGGCCCCAAGGGCCATACAACAACGCTTGCAGCGCGTGCAGGCGCCCGTCGCCGGTCATGTACATGGCGTTGAAACACAGGCTCGCCAGAAACAGCAGCAGGGTCAGCGAAACATAACGGTTGGCCAAGATCACGCAGCACGCTCGAACAGCAGACCGTAGAGACCCGAATCAGACAGTTCCCCGGCCACACACCAACGCTCGCGCAGCACCCCTTCAAGAACAAACCCCAACCGCTCAAGGGTACGAGCCGAAGCGCTGTTACGGGGATCGATCTCTGCCTCAAGGCGGCGCATGTTCAGGTCCCGGGACAGATACTTGACGAAGAGTTCCAGCGCCTCGCCCATGAAACCCTGCCCTTGGGCAGCCGTGGCCAGGCAGTAGCCGATTTCGCCCCGGCGCGAGTCGCTGTCGAAGTTGGAACACTGGCACATGCCGATCAGCTCATCGCTGTCGCGGCGATAGATGCCGAGCTTGAGCAACTGCCCCCGCGCGTAGGCCTGGCGATCAGCCGCAAGCGCTGCCTGCGCCTGGTCGATATCACTCCAGGGCGCGTGATTCCAGAAACGCATGACCTGTGGGTCGGCCATGATCGCCAGCCATGCAGCGGCATCCTCGGCACTCATGGGCCGCAAATGCAAACGCGGGCTTTGCAGGCAAAGGTCCTGGGGGAATGTGTAGGGGTGCGGCACGGTAGAACTCCTGTCCTGTCCGAAGAGCCGCACAGTCTACCTCAAGGTTGCCAGGCGCTGGTCGTGGGTACAGGCGCCTGGCGTCACCGTCATCAGGCGACTGCAGCCCCCTCGTCGTCTGGCCAGATCGGCTCGTTGGCTTCCAGCGGTGGCAGGCCATAGGCCGCACGGGCGGCATCGCAACTCGGGTTGGGCTGACCATCGACCCAGGCCGCCTCGAATTCGCGGCAAGGGGTGGAGCGCTGCTCATAAATGCCGCAGCTGACACCTTTGCCGATCTCACCCTCAAGGCTGATACAACGGCAGGGTTTGCTGTCGGTGCCGATCATCGCCACCCGGGTGGGGTTGATCTGTACCACCAGATCGTCGGGCACCAAACCTCCGGACGATTGACACTCACCCCAGAAAAAAGACACACGGAAAAACCCGCAGCAGGCGCCGCAGTTCAAACAAGGATTATGTTCGGACATGATGAGGAAACGGGGGGGCAAGTTTATCGTTATTGGGAGAAAACCCGTCGCCATTCTATGCTTCGCCAAGGCTTTGGGAAGGGGGGAGATGTAGAAAAATAATGCGTCTGACGGGCGGTTGGATGCGTTGTGGCAGACGCTGGATGAGCGTTGGTCGCTCGGAAATCTGAAATAACGAAAATTCCCACGAGCTTTAGGAAGCGTCTTACATCAATTCCTTTGCCGCCTTGTTAGCGTGCGCTGAAATTTGAGCTTGCCCAGGCTATTGCATGGGCATCGCGCTCTGCTTTCACTTTTCAGCTTAAGGATAAGCGTATGTTCGCGTCGGCCAATGCTGCGCACTTCGCATTATTGATCCCTTCCGTCCACAACGATTTCAAGGTGCTGGCCTTTGACGGTACTGAAACGATCAGTACCTTGTACGCAATCCAGGTCGAGCTGGTCAGCGAGTACTCTGACTTCGATCTGGAAAGCCTGCTCAGTCAGCCCGCGTTCCTTCAGTTTGGCCTGAATGGCGAAGGCATCCACGGCCGTATCGAAGATGTCAGGGGCGGCGAGCCCGGCACACGCCTGACCCGCTATCACCTGACCCTGGTCCCGGCCCTGCATTACTTGCAGTTCAGCCACAACCAGCGGATTTTCCAGCAGTTGACGGTGCCGCAGATCGTCGCCCAGGTGCTCCAGGGCCATGGCATCCAGGCCGATGCCTTTAGCTTCCATGTCAGCCCCCGCCCGGTGCGCGAATACTGCACGCAATATGGGGAATCTGACCTTGAACTAGTCGGTCGCCTATGCAGTGAAGAAGGCATTGCCTGGCATCACCAGCACAGCCCGGACGGTCATCGGCTGGTGTTCACCGACGATCAGGTCTTTTTTCCCAAACTGGGGGCAACCGCGTATCAGCAAGGCGCCGGCCTGGTGGCCGATCACCCGGTCATCAGCCAGTTCTCCCAGCGTTTCAGCACCCGGACCACTACCGTCACCCGCCGAGACTACGACCTCAAACGCCCAAGTCGGTTAGTGGAAGACTGCTTCACCGCCGAGTTCACTCCGGTACTTGAAGATTACCGCTACCCCACGCTGATCGACACCGAAGAGCGCGGCAGGCAGCTTGCCCGCCGGGCCCTGGAACGGCACCGCAGTGACTACCGGTTGGCCGAAGGCAAAAGCGATCAGCCTGAACTGCGCAGCGGTCATTTCTTCGACCTGCGCGAGCACCCGCGTAAAGCCTGCAACGACTTGTGGTTGCTGCTCAGTGTGAGCCACGAAGGCAAACAGCCACAGGTGCTTGAGGAATCAGTTACCAACGACAACCAGCCCGAAGACGGCTTCAGCCAAGGCTACCGCAACAGCTTCAGCGCCATCCCCTGGGACGTGTTCTACCGGCCACCGCTGGTCACCCGCGAATCGGTGCTGGTCAGCCAGACCGCTCGGGTCACCGGGCCTGAGGGCGAAGAAATCTTCTGCGATGAACATGGCCGGGTCAAAGTCGAGTTCCATTGGGACCGCGCCGAGCTGAACAGCGACAAGAGCAGTTGCTGGTTACGGGTGGCGTCCAGCTGGGCTGGGGAAAAATTTGGCGCAGTGACCATCCCGCGCATCGGCATGGAAGTGGTGGTGACCTACCTGGAGGGCAATCCTGACCAGCCGTTGATTACCGGCTGCGTGCCCAACACGCGCACGGCGGTGCCCTATCCCTTGCCCGCAAACAAAACCAAAACCGTGTTGCGCAGCCGCAGTTCGCCCGCCAGTGGTGGCTACAACGAACTGTCGATCGAGGACCGGGCCGGGCAGGAGCTGATCTACCTGCGGGCCCAGCGCGACCTGGCGCAAAAGATCGAGAACGACAGCCGGCTGCAGGTGGGTAACGAACGCCGGGAAACCATCAAGGGCAACAGTATTGCGGTGCTGGAAGGCGAAGACCAGCGCACCGTGACGGCGGATCGCAAGGTCGAGCTCAAGGCCAACGACTATCTGCACGTCGCCGACAGCAGCCATACCCGCATCGGTCAAGCATTGGTGGTTGACGCCGGCCAGCAACTGCACGTCAAAGCAGGTGCCCAGGTGATCCTCGATGCCGGCGCCAGTATCACTTTGAAAGGTGGCGGCCAGCACATCGTGATCGGTCCCGCCGGTATTTTCAGCAGTGTGCCGATAGTCGTAGGCGGCGCACCGGCAGCGGCTATGCCTGCAATCTCGGCGCTACCTGGGGCCGCACTGACAACCAGCACCAACGCCATCCCCATGGAAGCCCTGCTCAAACAAAACGCGGTTTTCCGCGAAACCAGCTCCGGCATTTGCCCGGTGTGTGATGCCGCCCGACAACCGCTGGAAACCGAGGAGGCTAAAGCATGACTTCCATGCCCCCGAACAAGGGACTCCTCCTGGTTGACGGCGCTCAGTATGACGATGCCTTCAATTGGCTGAATCAACACTACGGCTCCGACAATCCCCTGCCACTTTTCAAGGGAACCCCATACGAACCGATTACCGGGGCTGGGCCATTTCTACTCAATGCCTCACTTGGCAGTGCCACCCATGCCGCGTGGTGGCGCGGCGCTGACTTGCAGCGCGGTGTATGGCTGGCCTCGCAGAAAAGTGCCTGGCAATTGCTGCCATTCCTGCAACGCCGCTTACGCATTCTTGATGAACAACAACGCGAATTGTGGTTACGCCTGGCTGATGGCCCCGCGCTCAATCGCGCACGCCTGGCCGGTGCCCAATGGCCGGCTGGTTTTTGGTGTGGCGTGGAGAGCGTCTGGTTGCGCCATGGCGGCACCTCGGTGTGTGCATGGACGAACGAAGCGCCTGAGCGTGATGCCGCTCCGGCGGATAAAGGCCTGGCGGCACAAACCACCTTGCCTGACGCACTCATGCACGCGCTCAGTTTGCCGGCCCACACGGAGCACCATTCATGAATCAACAGGATCAAGCCCCTTACGGATCGTGCCCGCTGCTTGCTGCGGTATTGCCGTTGCGCTATGCCTTGGGGCCTACGGCGGCTGTCGATGTCGGCGCCTATGATCTGCCGCCACTGAACTGTCAATTTCCTGAGCTTGGCCCGCGCCATCCTGACGTCAGCGGGCGAGCGCTTAATTACACCTCGCGCTTGCTGCGTGATGGTTGGCTCTACGTTTGGGAAAGCACGCCAGCCAAACTGGTGGAATATCAGGTCGAATCGGCCCAACTCACGCAAACCTCACGGGCCGGGCGGGTAATTGATACCCGAACCCAGCCCCACCTGCTGCTCAGGGCAGGCGAGCCTGCCGGTTTGGTGTGGTCGCCGGTGCGCTGGAGTGAGCCGCAGTATCAGGCTGCCAAACAAGACCCCGCCGTGCGCCAGCGCATCATGCGCACCTTTGTGCCGGGTGTGGCACCGTACAGCGGCCAGATTGACGCGATCAAAAAGCATATTGGCGAATACCGCGATGCAACGCGCTACGGCTGGAGCAGCGAGCCTGAAACGGAACAGGCAATGAACTGGCTGAACGTGCAAAAGCAGATGGCGCGCTGCGACCAACATACTTACGCGGTCATTGATGATGCCTGGGGTGTACTGCTCGATCTTGCCGCACTGATGCGCGCCCGTAAGGCAGGGTTTGACAACTATCAGGAACATCACGCTGACGAATGGGCTATTGCGGATGTTTTAAAGTCGTTGATGAATAGCGACGCGCAACTGAAAGCGCAGTTGCGCTTGATCACTCGCTATGAGGAGCTGAACCGCGTCTGGGACGATCAGGACACGCAGGCATACAACTATACCGTCGACATGCGCCGACTGGCGCAGCTCTGGGTCGACTGGTTCAACACCTTGCAGATGAATGGCCCGTCCAGTATGGACACCGCCTGTGGCCACTTCGACATTACGCTGCCTGCCAGTCGCGAGGCACTGGAGGTGCATTTCGCTGCCGCCTGCCTGGGCCCGGCGAATACAAGTACCGGTGCCAAGGCTATAACGTTAAGCCTTGAAGGTAACACACAAGGCAAACCCTGGTTGCTCTGGGCGTTGCTGGGGTTACCCAAAAGGCTGGGCGTTGGCGAAATCAAATACCTCATCGATCTGAGTGATACGGCCCACGACAATGGCGCATCGCTCAAGGACGGCGTCACTCAGCTGACTAAAGCCTTTGGTTATGCAGAGGCAATGAACAAGACGGCTGAAAAGCTCAGTCAACGTGCGCCGGCCTCCAGTATTGAAGCCCTGTTTCTAGCCCTCGCACCGGTTGCCGGGCTGCACTTGCATCAAGCGGAAAATGCCGCCAGCACCGCCGGACGCATTTACATGGCCGCCGCATTGGCCCGCAGTGGCCAGCGCATTCAGACCTTGGGCATCACGCCGCGGCAACTGGGCGAGTGGTACAGCGACCTGATAGGTACCCGCAACACCCTGCCTGCCAGACTCAACGTTGCCCCCTTGGCCAGTGCGGTGAGCGAAAGCATCCCGTTTATGCACCTGGTACCGGCGAGTACCAAACTGCCGCCATTGCCGGTCAACCTCGCAGCGGGCGCTGATCTGAGCAGTGTGTTTGATTTGAAAGGGGCGTTGAGCAAGGCGCCGATCAAGTCGATTGTGACGTTGGTGGCGGGCGTTAATTTTATATGGGCATCGGATCAGTTTTATGAAAAGCGGACGTACCAGAGCGCGTTTAGCATGGCCGGTGCTGCAGTTGGTGTTGCTGCAGCTGCTGCTACGGTAATTCAACGTGTGGCCGAGGTTAATTGGGCATCAGTCGCCCGGCAAAGCGGTAGCACCTCAATTTCATCCCGGCTACTTTTAGCCAATGCCTTGAAACTCACCGCCATCACTTCTTTGGCGCAAAGCATCTTTCTGGCATTCGATGTCGTGCTTTACGGGGTAGATGCCTTTGAGGCCTACCAAATGGGCGACTTTGACACCATGTCCGCAAACTTGGTAGTGGCTGGCGCGTCGCTGGCCAGTATCAGGATTCAGGTCCACGCATTCCGGGCATTCCGAGCCGCGCGGGCCGCGGTGATAGCCGGGGATGCGGCGGCTATTGCCAGGGGGCTCAACGTAGTGCCCCACCTGGGGGCCAAGTTACTTGGACTGGCCACAGTGATTATCGGTGGCGTGATTGCTCGGATCTACACAAAAGATACTCCGCTCGAACAGTGGGTCAAGAATAGCTATTTCGGCATTAGAACCAATGAGGACTGGGCACATAGCTACGCCCAGTCCATGGAAAGGCTATATCCCATTCTGTTTCCGGTCAGCATTGAGGCCTATCGCTTAGCAGAACTTAACCCTTATCAAGGGCAAGTTTTTTCCACTTACCTGCTATTGAAACTGCCCGGCGAAAACGTCGAGCTGTTGGACAGCATGGTCCACTTCAAAGGCCAGGAGACCTGGAGCGACACTCTCGGATATTACGCGGAACAAATCATAAAGGTTGAATGGACAGGTGAAGATTTTGCTCGACACAGCGGTACCCGCATTCCTGTGCCAGCGGGCATCACCCCTTATCGACGTGTTTACCATGAGGTCGGTGTTAGAAGCTTGCGTCGTATAGAGGGTGAATTAACTTTCTCCCCACGTGAAGGGCTGACGCTACCTGCTGTGAATATCTCGGAGCGAGCATGGATATGAATGCACCAAGCCCAACGCCCACCGTAATACTTGAGGCGAACAAATCGACGGG encodes the following:
- a CDS encoding toxin VasX gives rise to the protein MNQQDQAPYGSCPLLAAVLPLRYALGPTAAVDVGAYDLPPLNCQFPELGPRHPDVSGRALNYTSRLLRDGWLYVWESTPAKLVEYQVESAQLTQTSRAGRVIDTRTQPHLLLRAGEPAGLVWSPVRWSEPQYQAAKQDPAVRQRIMRTFVPGVAPYSGQIDAIKKHIGEYRDATRYGWSSEPETEQAMNWLNVQKQMARCDQHTYAVIDDAWGVLLDLAALMRARKAGFDNYQEHHADEWAIADVLKSLMNSDAQLKAQLRLITRYEELNRVWDDQDTQAYNYTVDMRRLAQLWVDWFNTLQMNGPSSMDTACGHFDITLPASREALEVHFAAACLGPANTSTGAKAITLSLEGNTQGKPWLLWALLGLPKRLGVGEIKYLIDLSDTAHDNGASLKDGVTQLTKAFGYAEAMNKTAEKLSQRAPASSIEALFLALAPVAGLHLHQAENAASTAGRIYMAAALARSGQRIQTLGITPRQLGEWYSDLIGTRNTLPARLNVAPLASAVSESIPFMHLVPASTKLPPLPVNLAAGADLSSVFDLKGALSKAPIKSIVTLVAGVNFIWASDQFYEKRTYQSAFSMAGAAVGVAAAAATVIQRVAEVNWASVARQSGSTSISSRLLLANALKLTAITSLAQSIFLAFDVVLYGVDAFEAYQMGDFDTMSANLVVAGASLASIRIQVHAFRAFRAARAAVIAGDAAAIARGLNVVPHLGAKLLGLATVIIGGVIARIYTKDTPLEQWVKNSYFGIRTNEDWAHSYAQSMERLYPILFPVSIEAYRLAELNPYQGQVFSTYLLLKLPGENVELLDSMVHFKGQETWSDTLGYYAEQIIKVEWTGEDFARHSGTRIPVPAGITPYRRVYHEVGVRSLRRIEGELTFSPREGLTLPAVNISERAWI
- a CDS encoding type VI secretion system Vgr family protein, whose product is MFASANAAHFALLIPSVHNDFKVLAFDGTETISTLYAIQVELVSEYSDFDLESLLSQPAFLQFGLNGEGIHGRIEDVRGGEPGTRLTRYHLTLVPALHYLQFSHNQRIFQQLTVPQIVAQVLQGHGIQADAFSFHVSPRPVREYCTQYGESDLELVGRLCSEEGIAWHHQHSPDGHRLVFTDDQVFFPKLGATAYQQGAGLVADHPVISQFSQRFSTRTTTVTRRDYDLKRPSRLVEDCFTAEFTPVLEDYRYPTLIDTEERGRQLARRALERHRSDYRLAEGKSDQPELRSGHFFDLREHPRKACNDLWLLLSVSHEGKQPQVLEESVTNDNQPEDGFSQGYRNSFSAIPWDVFYRPPLVTRESVLVSQTARVTGPEGEEIFCDEHGRVKVEFHWDRAELNSDKSSCWLRVASSWAGEKFGAVTIPRIGMEVVVTYLEGNPDQPLITGCVPNTRTAVPYPLPANKTKTVLRSRSSPASGGYNELSIEDRAGQELIYLRAQRDLAQKIENDSRLQVGNERRETIKGNSIAVLEGEDQRTVTADRKVELKANDYLHVADSSHTRIGQALVVDAGQQLHVKAGAQVILDAGASITLKGGGQHIVIGPAGIFSSVPIVVGGAPAAAMPAISALPGAALTTSTNAIPMEALLKQNAVFRETSSGICPVCDAARQPLETEEAKA
- a CDS encoding GNAT family N-acetyltransferase, coding for MPHPYTFPQDLCLQSPRLHLRPMSAEDAAAWLAIMADPQVMRFWNHAPWSDIDQAQAALAADRQAYARGQLLKLGIYRRDSDELIGMCQCSNFDSDSRRGEIGYCLATAAQGQGFMGEALELFVKYLSRDLNMRRLEAEIDPRNSASARTLERLGFVLEGVLRERWCVAGELSDSGLYGLLFERAA
- a CDS encoding LysR family transcriptional regulator; translated protein: MDDLRRIDLNLLLTLHALLVEQHVSRAAMRLHRSQPAVSHALAQLRELFADPLLVRRGGRLQATARAQALLEPLQQALEQLDGLLAHPGFDPRKARRSFRLAMSDYGARVVLPGLMRVLRDEAPEIDLVVIQGSREAMLGHLFDGEADLALGVFPELAAELRVETLFEERFTCIADRSGLPPRSGLDLPEWLARPHVLVAVRAGIDNEIDLALSAIGARRRVALALPHWAAAQEVIAGTDLILTVARRSLDNGKLDPRLRRFEPPLAIKAFGFQQAWHQRREVEAGHRWLRERVAQVCGR
- a CDS encoding DMT family transporter, which encodes MSLSFAPAALLPLIIALLAGAAVPFQAGSNAALGRLLGHPLWATLVSLGVSVLMVIPALLVLRAPLPQLGALVQAPWWAWLGGVAGVAYITAALMLTPRLGAAGFIVCVIAGQVLSSLLIDQWGLMGLAQRPVNGLRLAGVGLIVLGMFVVQWGTSTTR
- a CDS encoding DUF4123 domain-containing protein, with the translated sequence MTSMPPNKGLLLVDGAQYDDAFNWLNQHYGSDNPLPLFKGTPYEPITGAGPFLLNASLGSATHAAWWRGADLQRGVWLASQKSAWQLLPFLQRRLRILDEQQRELWLRLADGPALNRARLAGAQWPAGFWCGVESVWLRHGGTSVCAWTNEAPERDAAPADKGLAAQTTLPDALMHALSLPAHTEHHS
- a CDS encoding YkgJ family cysteine cluster protein, with protein sequence MSEHNPCLNCGACCGFFRVSFFWGECQSSGGLVPDDLVVQINPTRVAMIGTDSKPCRCISLEGEIGKGVSCGIYEQRSTPCREFEAAWVDGQPNPSCDAARAAYGLPPLEANEPIWPDDEGAAVA